Proteins from a genomic interval of Stenotrophomonas maltophilia:
- a CDS encoding division/cell wall cluster transcriptional repressor MraZ produces MAVPTAYRDLVARASNNRLVLTYNPFEAGCLWLYAESEWERVRDDVMSKPNTQRVVRLLQQKLVGSAAHLELDGNGRISIPASHRGAVGIEKKAVLLGMGDKFELWSEQAHRALIQQTLSDEDLGDGLLDLKL; encoded by the coding sequence ATGGCGGTTCCCACCGCTTACCGCGACCTCGTCGCGCGCGCCAGCAACAACCGTCTCGTATTGACCTACAACCCGTTCGAAGCCGGCTGTCTGTGGCTGTATGCAGAGTCGGAATGGGAGCGGGTCCGCGACGACGTCATGTCCAAGCCCAACACCCAGCGCGTCGTGCGCCTGTTGCAGCAGAAGCTGGTCGGCTCGGCCGCCCATCTGGAACTGGACGGCAACGGTCGCATCAGCATCCCCGCCAGCCACCGCGGTGCGGTGGGCATTGAAAAGAAGGCGGTATTGCTCGGTATGGGCGACAAGTTCGAATTGTGGAGCGAGCAGGCGCATCGGGCCCTGATCCAGCAGACGTTGTCTGACGAGGATCTGGGTGATGGGTTGCTCGACCTGAAGTTGTGA
- the rsmH gene encoding 16S rRNA (cytosine(1402)-N(4))-methyltransferase RsmH, translating to MRPEAQAGHLPVSQSPAVHLPVLYTQVIEGLRVIENGRYLDGTFGRGGHARGVLTQLGPEGRLLVMDKDPEAIAVAERDFAPDPRVSIFRGSFAQLLQWDATAEGLDGVLFDLGVSSPQLDVAERGFSFGKDGPLDMRMDPDSGESAAQWINRVEDREIADVLWTYGEERQSRRIARAIVARREKQPFTRTAELAELIASVMPRGKDKIHPATRSFQAIRIHINRELADLEAGLDAAVERLKPGGRLAVISFHSLEDRIVKQYMNRLAKAPPANRRLPEAVAFVPTLDLIGGAIKATDEELAANPRARSAVLRVAQKREADA from the coding sequence ATGCGCCCAGAAGCGCAGGCCGGTCACCTTCCGGTGTCGCAGTCGCCGGCGGTGCACCTGCCGGTCCTGTACACCCAGGTCATTGAAGGCCTGAGGGTGATCGAAAACGGACGTTATCTGGATGGCACGTTCGGTCGTGGCGGTCATGCACGTGGCGTGCTCACCCAGCTCGGTCCCGAGGGGCGCCTGCTGGTCATGGACAAGGATCCGGAAGCCATCGCCGTTGCCGAGCGCGATTTCGCGCCGGACCCGCGCGTGTCCATCTTCCGTGGCAGCTTCGCCCAGCTGCTGCAGTGGGATGCGACGGCTGAAGGCCTGGACGGCGTGCTGTTCGACCTGGGCGTGTCTTCGCCGCAGCTGGACGTGGCCGAGCGGGGTTTCAGCTTCGGCAAGGACGGCCCGCTGGACATGCGCATGGACCCGGACAGCGGTGAAAGCGCCGCGCAGTGGATCAACCGCGTCGAAGACCGCGAGATCGCCGATGTGCTGTGGACCTATGGCGAAGAGCGCCAGAGCCGCCGCATCGCCCGTGCCATCGTGGCCCGCCGCGAGAAGCAGCCGTTCACCCGCACCGCCGAACTGGCCGAGCTGATCGCCTCGGTGATGCCGCGTGGAAAGGACAAGATCCACCCGGCCACGCGCAGCTTCCAGGCCATCCGCATCCACATCAACCGCGAGCTGGCCGATCTGGAAGCCGGGCTCGACGCGGCGGTGGAGCGGCTCAAGCCCGGTGGCCGGCTGGCGGTGATCAGCTTCCATTCGCTGGAAGACCGCATCGTCAAGCAGTACATGAACCGCCTGGCCAAGGCGCCGCCGGCCAACCGCCGCCTGCCCGAGGCGGTCGCGTTCGTGCCGACGCTGGACCTGATCGGTGGCGCCATCAAGGCCACCGACGAAGAGCTGGCGGCCAACCCGCGCGCCCGCAGCGCCGTGCTGCGCGTGGCCCAGAAGCGGGAGGCCGATGCATGA
- the ftsL gene encoding cell division protein FtsL produces the protein MSRLLLIILLASTVASAIGVVFVRHRHRQTFIELSRAERKRDDINLEFGRLQLEQATLAEANRVDRIAREKLGMKFPEAADIVVVRP, from the coding sequence ATGAGCCGGCTGCTGCTGATCATCCTGTTGGCCTCCACCGTGGCCTCGGCGATCGGCGTCGTGTTCGTGCGTCACCGTCACCGGCAGACGTTCATCGAGCTGTCGCGCGCCGAGCGCAAGCGCGATGACATCAACCTCGAATTCGGCCGCCTGCAGCTCGAGCAGGCGACCCTGGCCGAAGCCAACCGTGTCGATCGCATCGCCCGCGAAAAGCTCGGCATGAAGTTCCCCGAGGCTGCTGACATCGTGGTGGTGCGGCCATGA